The Labrus bergylta chromosome 14, fLabBer1.1, whole genome shotgun sequence region CTACACGTGAAGAAACACTGTCAGGAACTTTAATTAAGAAAACTAGTTAATAACTAAATTATAACTAATTAAGGAGAAACTCTAACTCCTTTAAAAGCTTCAGTAGCTGTTTGTCGCCCCTGTGCTGCTTCTGTTTCTCAGATGAGTTAAGTTGTGTCCTGTAGTGTTTATTTAAGCTCTTAGTGTTGGTCTCAATAGGCCTTTTTCTAAaaccaacatttaaaatgtttcctcttaacATGTGTTAGTAACATGCCAAACCATTAAGCTAATGTAAAACTGTGAATTAACTATGTGGCAACATGTAAGGTAACGCAAAAGACcctcaaaaacaaatgattaatAACAATAAATGAGCTTCAGTGAAAACTACAATGTTTACAGATAACTGTAGCTTCATACAGATTACTTAATTGTCAAAGATATAATGTCATTTGCTGATAATACATGCAGCAATTATACAATTACAGGACAAGTTTCAGTGGCCAGAACTGTAATTTGCAACTTAAATACAATATAAACAGAGGTATTACTGTGTACTGTTAAGATTCCCTTAAGTTTGGTGAAGTTTCACAATTggtctttaccttttttttttcttttttttttaaagctgttccGGCCAAGACTGAGGCCAAGTCAAAGGCTCTGAAGGCCAAGAAGGCTGTGCTGAAGGGCGTACACAgccagaggaagaagaaagtcAGGACTTCTCCCACCTTCCGTCGCCCTAAAACCCTCCGTCTCCGCAGACAGCCCAAGTATCCTCGCAAGAGTGCTCCTCGCAGGAACAAGTGAGTTGATGTCTGCGTGCAGCCTCAAACATGCAGGGACTAAACACTGGTGCACATGATGGTTTAAGCGATCAAAGTATGAAAGAAAATCATGATTCCAGCTTTTTTTACTACTGATGCACCCAGACAATGCTTTTTCATGTTAGTGGGAAATGAATTATGTTTACTTTGAAAGATGTTAACGTGTctgatgtgcatttttttttttttttttttttttttttaaatctctgcagGTTGGATCATTATGCGATCATCAAGTTCCCCTTGACAACAGAGTCTGCAATGAAGAAGATTGAGGACAACAACACACTCGTATTCATCGTGGATGTCAAGGCAAACAAGCACCAGATCAAGCACGCTGTCAAGAAGCTGTATGATATCGACGTCGCCAAAGTCAACACACTCATCAGGTAGAAATCCTAACTTGTATTTAAGCCTAGGCTCAGCCTCGTCTtcaagttgtgtttttgcaacTCAGAGTAGAAATATTCATCGTACAGGCTCTCTGTAATCTCATTATTAGTTTTAAATTCCAACTTGAACAATCTTCAAATgttatgacattttaaaacagaaaaatttGCGACTGAAGATTGAGTTTGCTTTAATTGTGGTCTTCATATGTCCAAACAGTTTGTCTCCCATGTTACACATAAACCTAAATGTGAGTGTTTTTACTGGTCTCATTTGGCTAATTTTTTAATCTTGGTGTTTTATTCTGCTCAGGCCTGACGGTGAGAAGAAGGCGTACGTTCGTCTTGCACCAGATTACGATGCGTTGGATGTTGCAAACAAGGTGAgaagaagtgttttattttgaagctagAACAAGTAGTTGTATTATCTTTCAGAATTCTGTGCACGTGATGTAAACTTAATCATGTCTGAATATTTGTGATGCATTCAAAGGAACCACTGATGCCAGAAAAAACAGTTACAGGTGTATTCACTCTGTTCAATGAACGTTTTGTAATTCATGCTCTTATTCTCTGCAGATTGGCATCATCTAAACTGTGGATGAAGACACttgtggaaaaataaatatttgtaaaaacTTGAATGATTTATTGTGCTTTTTTGTGACTTGTcttacacattaaaacaaaattagaGGGTATTCATGCTTCTACAACTGCAGCCTTTATTAGGATTGAATTGGGGGTCTGATACTTGTATAAGTGCAAATATCTTATTCATAAACAAAACTGTCAAATTCTGAAAAATGCTTACATTTATGTTTAAGGCTGGATATAACCTTCAAATACTAAAAACTTGACCAGAAATAATACATTTACATCCTATCTTTTTTAATGAGCCTGTTCCATGTTCTGTCAAACACAAACCAGAATATGCATGTTATAATAAACCGGGGTGTAGCTTTGTGGAGTTGCAGCTTAGAAAGTTGAGTCAAAGGCTCAAAGCTGTCACTGAAACCTGACAAAAGATTTTAATCTTCatgaaactttatttattgtAGTGCTGCCTTTATAGACTTTACATGAATCACCATTACATTTAACAGAATCATTGAAATATGTTTTAGAATTGCTGTGTAAAGCATAACATTC contains the following coding sequences:
- the rpl23a gene encoding 60S ribosomal protein L23a, yielding MAPKVKKEAVPAKTEAKSKALKAKKAVLKGVHSQRKKKVRTSPTFRRPKTLRLRRQPKYPRKSAPRRNKLDHYAIIKFPLTTESAMKKIEDNNTLVFIVDVKANKHQIKHAVKKLYDIDVAKVNTLIRPDGEKKAYVRLAPDYDALDVANKIGII